In bacterium, a single genomic region encodes these proteins:
- a CDS encoding ABC transporter ATP-binding protein, with amino-acid sequence MSKSQVYRRLLDYVIPYRGRFVVAILCTVVVGALNAVPALLVRYAVDDVLIGKNMSIAFYLAAGIVLVYMAKAILAYGQNYLMYWVGQRVVMDVRNELHNHFIRLPLGFFDEKATGELMAKITFDISLMQKAASNAIRDMGRHFFTFLSLLGVALYQNPWMTFIAVVAVPPVGYLIAGLGEKIRRITRGTQERMGDISSLMKETYDGMRVVKTFGAEDYEEQRFARANLSFFRTVMKALRLRALGPPLVEVTGGVLGGLVLWYGASLVIRGELTAGQLSSFLVALGMLYSPLKAFARVYNTLMEGVAGAQAVFEMMDNHAPEVIVPSGHQMGRLSKSIRFEGVDFSYGESPVLKGVDLEVPAGSIFALVGMSGAGKTTLLDVIPRFYIPTAGRIIYDGVDGAEIDLASLRKQIASVSQQIVLFSGTVTQNIAYAMNGAVDMAAVEAAARLAHAHEFISRLPHGYDTPIGEDGARLSGGERQRLAIARAVLRNPSILLLDEATSALDAESEQLIQDALNRLMRDRTTIVVAHRLSTVRAADAIAVLQEGRIVSQGKHAELMSAGGLYKKLYEMQFSTEQPPSPGLGSS; translated from the coding sequence GTGTCCAAAAGTCAGGTCTACCGCCGCCTCCTGGACTACGTTATCCCCTACCGGGGGCGGTTTGTGGTAGCGATTTTGTGCACCGTCGTGGTGGGCGCCCTCAACGCTGTTCCGGCGCTCCTGGTCCGGTACGCCGTGGACGATGTCCTTATCGGGAAAAATATGTCAATCGCGTTCTATCTCGCCGCGGGAATCGTGCTCGTCTACATGGCGAAAGCAATTCTCGCCTATGGACAGAACTATTTAATGTACTGGGTGGGCCAGCGCGTCGTGATGGATGTCCGGAACGAGTTGCACAACCATTTTATCCGGCTTCCTCTCGGATTTTTCGACGAGAAGGCCACTGGCGAACTGATGGCCAAGATTACCTTTGACATCTCCCTGATGCAGAAGGCGGCCTCGAATGCCATCCGGGACATGGGGAGGCACTTTTTCACCTTTCTCAGCCTCCTCGGCGTTGCCCTGTACCAGAACCCATGGATGACGTTCATTGCGGTTGTCGCGGTGCCGCCGGTGGGATACCTCATCGCGGGGCTGGGCGAGAAAATCCGCCGGATCACGCGGGGCACTCAAGAGCGGATGGGCGACATCAGCTCGCTGATGAAGGAGACCTACGACGGCATGCGCGTGGTCAAGACTTTCGGGGCGGAGGATTATGAAGAACAACGCTTCGCGCGCGCGAACCTTTCCTTCTTCCGGACGGTCATGAAGGCGCTTCGGCTCAGGGCGCTGGGGCCGCCGCTGGTGGAAGTCACTGGGGGCGTCCTGGGGGGACTGGTCCTGTGGTATGGCGCCTCTCTGGTGATTCGCGGCGAGCTCACGGCGGGCCAGCTGTCGAGCTTTCTGGTGGCCCTCGGGATGCTCTATAGCCCCCTCAAGGCTTTTGCCCGCGTCTACAACACCTTGATGGAAGGGGTGGCGGGAGCGCAGGCCGTATTCGAGATGATGGACAACCATGCGCCCGAGGTGATCGTGCCGTCCGGCCACCAGATGGGGCGCCTCTCGAAGAGCATCCGTTTTGAGGGGGTGGATTTTTCCTATGGCGAGAGTCCTGTCCTCAAGGGAGTGGACCTTGAAGTTCCCGCCGGGTCCATATTCGCCCTGGTGGGCATGAGCGGCGCGGGAAAGACCACCCTTCTGGACGTGATCCCGCGGTTTTATATTCCCACCGCCGGCCGCATCATCTATGACGGTGTGGACGGCGCGGAAATTGACTTGGCGAGCCTCCGAAAGCAGATCGCCTCCGTCTCCCAGCAGATTGTGCTGTTCAGCGGAACCGTGACGCAAAATATCGCCTATGCGATGAATGGCGCAGTCGACATGGCGGCGGTGGAAGCAGCGGCCAGACTTGCCCACGCGCATGAGTTCATCTCCCGCCTCCCGCACGGGTACGATACCCCCATTGGCGAGGACGGCGCCCGCCTGTCGGGCGGCGAGCGGCAGCGCCTCGCCATCGCCCGGGCGGTATTGCGAAACCCCTCGATCCTTCTCCTCGATGAGGCGACGAGCGCCCTCGACGCCGAAAGCGAGCAGCTGATTCAGGATGCGCTCAATCGCCTGATGCGGGACCGGACCACGATCGTCGTGGCTCACCGGCTGTCTACCGTGCGTGCGGCGGATGCCATCGCCGTCCTGCAAGAGGGAAGGATCGTCTCACAGGGCAAGCACGCTGAACTGATGTCCGCGGGCGGCCTCTACAAGAAGCTCTACGAGATGCAGTTCTCCACCGAGCAGCCGCCCTCTCCCGGCTTGGGTAGCTCTTAG